From one Phycodurus eques isolate BA_2022a chromosome 19, UOR_Pequ_1.1, whole genome shotgun sequence genomic stretch:
- the LOC133417714 gene encoding uncharacterized protein LOC133417714 isoform X3, with product MPGSSVKQCIFCLQHVPVACKVCKLCGTQQPMKKKIQRAQEKASREWATKLRKMGNAPKLMDTARILVHKFKMVGLHPLLLYGYAKKDKVSCGYLYGLEGVTTKELEIVAAIKDLYQSLLEVIIQREKEAQTVCLMDNEGPREPAGSSLDTRVKEEDVAFPVILTPWASSSPGLTPQPSVTSPQKCGTKLCSPPKHSVIIQREKDHQTVCLVDSGRQREPVGSPLDPKVKDEDVAFPRKTCDPAPLPCTMSPSSPRPTLQHSAAAAQRFASILCSPPKQTGSTLKQCLACMQRVPVACKVCKLCGARQPMKEKIQRAQEKASKEWATKLRKTGNTPKLVDTARILVHKFKMVGLHPLFLHGYGKKNKVSCGYLHGLEGVTTKELEIVAAIKELYQSLLEVIIQREREAQTICLVDDETQREPAGLSMNTKVKKKDLTFPLTPWDLTASAMASTSPEPPPQQYARFPQKSATNHLCSPQNQTDYEFLREKNTFPFSEIITERILNPSLLCLHSILERLSS from the exons ATGCCAGGATCATCCGTAAAACAATGCATATTTTGCCTGCAGCACGTCCCAGTTGCGTGCAAGGTATGCAAACTTTGTGGAACTCAGCAGCCCATGAAGAAGAAGATCCAGAGAGCTCAAGAAAAAGCCTCCAGGGAATGGGCAACAAAACTCAGAAAAATGGGTAATGCTCCAAAGTTAATGGACACAGCCCGGATTCTT GTTCATAAATTCAAGATGGTCGGATTGCATCCTCTTTTGCTCTATGGGTACGCGAAAAAAGACAAGGTGTCTTGTGGTTACCTCTATGGCTTGGAAGGAGTCACAACTAAAGAACTTGAAATTGTTGCAGCCATTAAAGATTTATATCAGAGTCTCCTAGAAG TGATTATTCAAAGAGAGAAGGAGGCCCAAACTGTCTGCCTGATGGACAATGAAGGACCGAGGGAACCTGCTGGATCTTCTCTGGATACCAGAGTCAAAGAGGAGGATGTGGCCTTTCCTGTTATTTTAACACCATGGG CCTCCTCATCTCCAGGACTGACTCCTCAACCTTCTGTGACATCACCCCAAAAGTGTGGAACCAAACTTTGCTCTCCACCAAAACATTCTG TAATAATTCAGAGGGAGAAGGATCATCAAACAGTCTGCCTGGTGGATTCAGGGCGACAGAGGGAGCCTGTTGGATCTCCTTTGGACCCTAAGGTCAAAGATGAGGATGTTGCCTTCCCTCGTAAAACTTGTG ACCCTGCACCTCTGCCATGCACCATGTCCCCCTCATCTCCAAGACCGACTCTACAACACTCTGCAGCAGCTGCCCAAAGGTTTGCTTCCATACTGTGCTCTCCACCAAAGCAGACTG GATCAACCCTAAAACAATGCTTAGCTTGCATGCAGCGCGTCCCTGTCGCGTGCAAGGTATGCAAACTTTGTGGCGCCCGGCAGCCCATGAAGGAGAAGATACAGAGGGCTCAAGAAAAGGCCTCCAAGGAATGGGCGACAAAGCTTAGAAAAACGGGTAATACTCCCAAGTTAGTGGACACTGCTCGGATTCTG GTTCATAAATTCAAGATGGTTGGTTTGCATCCACTTTTCCTGCATGGTTATGGGAAAAAGAATAAAGTGTCCTGTGGTTACCTCCATGGCTTGGAGGGAGTCACGACGAAAGAACTTGAAattgttgcagctataaaagaATTATATCAGAGCCTATTAGAAG TTATAattcaaagagagagagaggcccaAACGATCTGCTTGGTGGATGATGAGACACAGAGGGAGCCTGCTGGATTGTCTATGAATACTAAGGTCAAAAAGAAGGATCTGACTTTTCCTCTCACACCTTGGG ACCTCACAGCATCAGCCATGGCTTCCACGTCTCCAGAACCACCCCCTCAACAGTATGCACGCTTTCCCCAAAAGTCTGCCACCAACCACCTGTGTTCTCCACAGAACCAGACAG ACTATGAATTCCTCAGAGAGAAAAACACATTCCCATTTTCAGAGATCATTACAGAAAGGATTCTAAAT CCGTCACTGCTATGCCTTCATTCAATCCTGGAAAGATTATCCTCCTGA